In a genomic window of Methylobacter sp. YRD-M1:
- a CDS encoding SRPBCC domain-containing protein, whose translation MSSYQLQTEIEIDATPDQVWTILTDFTAYPEWNPFIKYIRGILQHGARLEVRIQPSGARGMTFRPSVLMVDAGRELCWLGRFLLPGVFDGEHRFVIEPLASGKVRFRQSEQFSGMLVPVFRGSLEQDTKRGFEEMNQALKARAEANYKV comes from the coding sequence ATGAGCAGTTATCAGCTACAAACTGAAATTGAGATTGATGCAACCCCAGACCAGGTCTGGACAATACTTACAGATTTCACGGCCTATCCGGAGTGGAATCCCTTCATCAAATACATTCGCGGGATTTTGCAGCATGGCGCCCGGCTTGAAGTGCGTATTCAGCCAAGCGGCGCCAGAGGCATGACTTTCCGGCCGTCCGTCCTGATGGTCGATGCCGGCCGGGAGCTTTGCTGGCTTGGCCGCTTCCTGCTGCCCGGCGTGTTTGATGGCGAGCACCGCTTTGTGATCGAGCCCCTTGCCAGCGGGAAAGTGCGGTTCCGGCAAAGCGAACAATTCAGCGGCATGCTCGTGCCGGTATTCAGAGGCAGTCTCGAGCAGGATACGAAGCGAGGCTTTGAAGAGATGAATCAGGCGTTGAAGGCGCGCGCCGAAGCAAACTATAAAGTCTGA
- a CDS encoding cupin domain-containing protein, whose protein sequence is MKPIDRTCAEHYVWGGVCDGWHLVKRDDMSIIAERVPAGAREARHFHAAARQFFFILSGCAVIEINGERISLMEGQGLEIAPGMPHQFMNESPEDVHFLVVSHPSTKGDRINA, encoded by the coding sequence ATGAAACCAATTGATCGCACTTGTGCTGAACATTACGTCTGGGGCGGTGTATGTGACGGATGGCATCTGGTAAAGCGCGATGACATGTCAATCATCGCCGAGCGTGTGCCAGCCGGAGCAAGAGAAGCTCGTCATTTTCATGCCGCCGCCCGGCAGTTCTTTTTCATTCTGAGCGGTTGTGCCGTTATCGAGATCAATGGCGAGCGAATATCCTTGATGGAAGGCCAGGGCCTGGAAATCGCCCCCGGCATGCCGCATCAGTTCATGAATGAATCGCCCGAAGATGTTCACTTTCTGGTTGTCTCGCATCCCAGCACCAAAGGCGACCGTATCAATGCGTGA
- a CDS encoding YsnF/AvaK domain-containing protein → MNQKDESPQASHQPGQGLGSRPTAQDIEDAHVIPVIEEQIHVDKKRVETAVVRISKQVTEHEETVTVPLVYEETQVERVAINQFVESPPPSIRYEGETMIIPVIKEVAVVEKRLMLVEELHITKRQNQREETQSVNVRKETVNVERIIIDRPDHYGAEQSGC, encoded by the coding sequence ATGAACCAAAAAGATGAATCGCCACAAGCGTCACATCAGCCAGGGCAAGGTCTTGGGAGTCGGCCTACAGCACAGGATATAGAGGATGCGCATGTCATTCCTGTTATTGAAGAACAGATTCACGTCGACAAAAAGCGCGTGGAAACTGCCGTAGTGCGGATCTCAAAACAGGTAACGGAGCATGAAGAAACGGTAACCGTGCCGCTGGTTTATGAAGAAACACAGGTGGAAAGGGTCGCTATCAACCAATTTGTTGAGTCACCGCCTCCTTCGATTCGATACGAGGGCGAAACGATGATTATTCCGGTAATAAAGGAAGTGGCTGTGGTTGAAAAGCGCCTGATGTTAGTTGAGGAATTGCACATAACTAAGCGCCAGAATCAAAGGGAGGAAACCCAATCAGTGAATGTAAGGAAAGAAACGGTAAATGTCGAACGTATCATTATCGACCGCCCTGATCACTATGGCGCCGAGCAAAGTGGATGTTGA
- a CDS encoding YsnF/AvaK domain-containing protein produces the protein MNQTVVGIFDDPSDAQDAVQQLLVHGFSRADIDISIQESVENEDKISNFFTSLFGSDEGRSYTAAARQCGAIVTVHTGSEDEAMQAAEILDDAGALDLDEQVGQYQAGVTGQQRPMAGSTTGEKAIPIVEEQLNVGKREVETGRVRLRSKIIERPVEEHLRLREEHVHVERHAVNRPATEADMAGFKEGEIEIVERSEVPVVSKEARVVEEVQVGKEVEEREEIVREKLKKTQVDVEGGRRPR, from the coding sequence ATGAATCAGACAGTAGTAGGTATATTCGATGATCCTTCCGATGCGCAAGACGCCGTGCAACAGCTCTTAGTTCATGGTTTCTCGCGCGCGGATATTGACATTTCCATACAAGAGTCCGTGGAAAACGAAGACAAGATCAGTAATTTTTTCACTTCTTTATTCGGAAGCGATGAGGGAAGATCTTATACGGCCGCAGCGCGCCAGTGTGGCGCCATAGTCACTGTTCATACTGGCTCAGAGGATGAAGCAATGCAGGCTGCAGAAATTCTGGATGATGCAGGCGCTTTAGATTTGGACGAGCAGGTCGGCCAGTATCAAGCCGGAGTCACCGGGCAACAAAGGCCTATGGCCGGATCGACGACAGGGGAAAAAGCCATCCCGATTGTTGAAGAACAATTAAACGTAGGAAAAAGGGAAGTTGAAACAGGTCGGGTAAGGCTTCGCAGCAAGATAATCGAGCGGCCGGTCGAGGAGCATCTGAGGCTTCGCGAGGAGCATGTGCATGTTGAAAGACATGCCGTAAACCGGCCGGCAACCGAAGCGGATATGGCAGGTTTCAAAGAAGGCGAAATAGAAATTGTCGAGCGCTCCGAAGTGCCGGTAGTGAGCAAAGAAGCTCGCGTTGTGGAGGAAGTTCAGGTTGGCAAAGAAGTAGAAGAGCGTGAGGAAATCGTCAGAGAGAAACTGAAAAAAACTCAAGTAGATGTCGAAGGTGGAAGAAGACCACGATAA
- the smbP gene encoding small metal-binding protein SmbP, whose product MKLNSITALIGVFALGLSAQSYAAEHHTAQALEHAGMATAHGQDGHADQLLKHAEEGLKHAEAAEKEHAESHKHMTEAIDHLKQAIDHAKKDHADVATKHAEEAMVHMRKSIPQ is encoded by the coding sequence ATGAAATTGAACTCTATTACTGCTTTAATCGGTGTCTTCGCGCTTGGTCTCAGCGCCCAATCCTATGCCGCCGAGCATCATACCGCACAGGCGCTGGAACATGCAGGCATGGCCACGGCCCATGGACAGGACGGTCACGCCGACCAGCTGCTCAAGCATGCGGAAGAAGGCTTGAAACATGCTGAAGCTGCGGAAAAAGAACATGCCGAATCCCATAAGCACATGACGGAAGCAATTGACCACTTAAAACAAGCCATAGATCATGCGAAGAAGGACCATGCCGATGTAGCGACCAAGCATGCCGAAGAAGCGATGGTGCATATGCGCAAATCGATTCCTCAATAA
- a CDS encoding pentapeptide repeat-containing protein yields MKIQRSFFLLTVLTGMAAIGAGMGSAGKDRTGPFVAPTINLKEPSAPKLAARFQPSSDESIEIPEFVPLDIAVAEPIQPSPGQLPGVFRGDWGETLIYARNDRVNHEDAAYLSLEDDNQNQPPATSPAFWRMVKKFKESDPEACLSPGQGADLTKCDFTEEVSLKDRNLNGAVLSKARLGGELGRADLSGANLSGAVVSGSLVIGPDTRLDHANLSKLQSDGNNPLIAESANLSNTNFSEANLYGAKMAGADLTGANLTGVTLTGAELSETRLEGVGLSKANLTFANLSAGILADAALNEADLTDANLADADFSRANLQQANLAGTELARADLSGADLRGANLTAAKSANSAIIDSETDFTDAICPDGVSVDGMQVTTCVGHGF; encoded by the coding sequence ATGAAAATTCAGAGGTCGTTTTTTCTTTTAACCGTATTGACGGGTATGGCTGCCATCGGCGCGGGGATGGGATCTGCCGGCAAAGACAGAACCGGGCCGTTTGTTGCCCCGACCATAAACCTCAAAGAACCGTCGGCGCCAAAGCTCGCCGCGAGGTTTCAGCCTTCAAGCGATGAATCAATCGAAATACCTGAATTTGTACCTTTGGATATCGCCGTCGCCGAACCGATTCAGCCCAGCCCCGGACAGTTGCCCGGCGTGTTCCGCGGCGATTGGGGCGAAACGCTCATTTATGCCCGTAATGACCGGGTCAATCACGAAGATGCCGCTTATTTAAGTCTGGAGGATGACAATCAGAACCAGCCGCCTGCCACGAGCCCGGCATTCTGGCGCATGGTGAAAAAATTCAAGGAAAGCGATCCGGAAGCCTGTCTGTCTCCGGGCCAGGGCGCTGATCTGACCAAATGCGACTTTACCGAAGAAGTTAGCTTAAAAGACCGGAATCTGAACGGCGCGGTCCTGAGCAAGGCACGGCTGGGCGGCGAGCTGGGCAGGGCCGATCTGAGCGGCGCCAATCTGAGCGGCGCCGTCGTGAGCGGTTCGCTGGTGATCGGCCCGGATACCCGGCTCGATCACGCCAATCTGTCAAAACTGCAGTCCGACGGCAACAATCCGCTGATTGCCGAATCGGCCAATCTGAGCAACACCAATTTCTCCGAAGCCAACCTCTATGGTGCCAAAATGGCGGGCGCAGACCTGACGGGAGCCAATTTGACCGGCGTCACCCTGACCGGCGCGGAACTTTCTGAAACTCGTCTGGAGGGTGTCGGCCTGAGCAAGGCCAATCTGACCTTTGCCAATCTGTCGGCCGGCATACTGGCCGATGCCGCATTGAACGAAGCCGATCTGACCGATGCGAACCTGGCGGATGCCGATTTCTCCCGAGCCAATCTGCAGCAGGCGAATCTGGCCGGCACCGAACTGGCAAGAGCCGATCTTTCCGGCGCCGATCTGCGCGGCGCCAACCTGACGGCAGCCAAAAGCGCCAACAGCGCCATCATTGATAGCGAAACGGATTTCACTGACGCCATCTGCCCCGATGGCGTCAGTGTAGACGGGATGCAGGTTACGACCTGCGTCGGACACGGCTTTTAA
- a CDS encoding methyltransferase family protein, producing MQSITISPLNRFLISTGNILYHARKLLLPGIAIALIAVIKPSLFLESHALDQIMVILGLMIALAGEALRLATIGFAYIHRGGKNRQVYATRLVVKGLYAHTRNPMYVGNFLITMGLSLLYGSPLLTLLIFLSFGFVYLAVISAEEDFLRRKFGQEFEDYTKTVNRFWPNLRGLGKTLQAFDHYNWRKALDKETGTIVEALLIGSALVAWKTYFLYGFDESRPVFAVLAVFVLLAVALSVSVNYLRKKRYLVSNLHDEHSDLG from the coding sequence ATGCAGTCGATTACCATCAGCCCACTTAACCGTTTCCTGATCTCCACGGGCAACATCTTATATCACGCACGCAAGCTGCTGTTGCCAGGAATCGCGATCGCACTGATCGCCGTGATCAAACCGTCCTTATTTTTGGAAAGCCACGCGCTCGACCAAATAATGGTGATTCTTGGCCTCATGATCGCTCTGGCCGGTGAGGCATTGCGCCTGGCGACCATCGGCTTTGCCTATATTCATCGCGGCGGGAAAAATCGGCAAGTGTATGCCACCAGGCTGGTCGTGAAAGGCTTATACGCTCACACGCGCAATCCGATGTATGTAGGGAATTTCCTGATAACGATGGGGTTGAGCCTGCTCTACGGTTCGCCCTTGCTTACCCTGCTGATCTTCTTGTCCTTCGGGTTTGTCTATCTTGCCGTTATCTCGGCGGAAGAGGATTTTCTCAGGAGAAAGTTCGGGCAGGAGTTTGAGGATTATACGAAAACCGTCAATCGCTTCTGGCCCAATCTGCGCGGCCTGGGTAAAACCTTGCAGGCGTTCGACCATTATAACTGGCGCAAAGCGCTTGATAAGGAAACCGGAACGATAGTCGAGGCACTGCTGATCGGCAGCGCATTGGTCGCGTGGAAGACCTATTTCCTCTACGGTTTCGACGAGAGTCGCCCGGTCTTCGCAGTTCTGGCTGTGTTCGTTTTGTTGGCAGTGGCTTTGTCCGTTTCAGTCAATTACCTGAGAAAAAAGAGATATCTGGTATCAAATCTTCATGATGAGCACAGTGATCTGGGATAA
- a CDS encoding TonB-dependent receptor: MSLKSTSGLFRPGKKSRLLLLTATLSANTAPCLAEDADAIELDTITINGKPTAKLGPLEGLQLDREQIPGNIQSVTSEDIRESMSTSLGDLMNSRLQSVNVNDYQGNPFQMDITYRGFSASPQIGTPQGLSVFFDGVRVNEPFGDVVNWDLIPMNALASMDVFPGSNPLFGLNTLGGALSLRTKNGFDDPGANLSFQGGSWDRKKGELSAGWNNGTLGSFIAFTGFDEEGWRVNSPSQVIQGFARFDLRGDDYALRFSSLLVGNTLLGNGLIPTDLYRQNPASVFTSPDSTENELQQYTLGGEFFFNDEWSLTGQIYRRDSSREAVAGDIYEDFSDIEISDQSKPMAPRDDPSGTPVCRYPDANRDGIQDYGLDRDGYFSIDPGSLNQENLAFGDDNYLIPAPPMEEPCTKIRYNAIAGPRNGAAGDNTPPISTDPEDSPAGYIDGTPIGVLSKTSIGQLTDGGSLQLNWNNALHKFMLGGSVDYARTDFDTSQRLGLIDASHRVYSDPAHIDPIFTAAREDIRNNSFAGKSTTFSGYFSETFSPLDNLHLSVSGRYNYTRVKNQMRARTRAGAASLGAYQDRNAYRPNTILCNGADPGSCPAEPNYSDRDFLQTVYLSQDPYFGLGKHRDTPTSDAFDYTSFNPSAGISYLPFKNQDVAYEDLRDLNLFFNWSRGTRVPSSVELGCAYDGTPVRQNPGNPADETMVPKSLATIGGSCTLPTSLSGDPYLPQIFASSYEFGMRGKLFGDWDWNAGLYRTDLKDDIYLVGITPDRSFFDTIGDTRRQGIEFGFAGKVGIVDLQVNYGYTDATFQSHLFMVSPHNSSAAVLSANEARQIPYDSTGRPLAAGQDMIEINPGDRMPGVPLHNINANLNVHLTPKWMLGLTMIAHSSSFVRGNENNEHTQGDYDHYYAFNSNKTRQVLTQGRQFKDSGSIAGYAVFNLKTRYKVAKGVSFFGMINNLFDREYATAGRLGINPFSPSERGAIGPSGWNYNSNDWLNSTFIGPGAPRAYWVGLEVRY, encoded by the coding sequence ATGTCCTTGAAATCCACATCCGGCTTATTCAGACCGGGCAAAAAATCACGTTTACTCCTGCTCACGGCCACCTTGTCGGCAAATACGGCCCCGTGTCTGGCGGAGGATGCCGATGCCATCGAACTGGATACCATCACCATCAACGGCAAGCCGACTGCCAAGCTTGGGCCCCTGGAAGGCCTGCAACTCGACAGGGAACAGATTCCCGGCAACATACAGTCCGTGACCAGCGAAGACATCCGGGAATCCATGTCGACCAGCCTCGGCGATCTGATGAACAGCCGCCTGCAGTCGGTCAACGTCAACGATTATCAGGGCAACCCCTTCCAGATGGATATCACCTACCGCGGCTTTTCCGCCTCGCCGCAGATCGGCACGCCGCAGGGCCTGTCGGTGTTTTTCGACGGCGTGCGCGTCAACGAGCCGTTCGGCGATGTCGTGAACTGGGATCTGATCCCGATGAACGCCCTGGCGAGCATGGACGTTTTTCCCGGCTCCAATCCGCTGTTCGGCCTGAATACGCTGGGCGGCGCCCTGTCGTTGCGCACGAAAAATGGCTTTGACGATCCCGGAGCCAATCTGAGCTTTCAGGGCGGCTCCTGGGACCGCAAGAAAGGCGAATTGTCCGCCGGCTGGAACAATGGCACGCTGGGCAGTTTCATCGCTTTCACCGGTTTCGATGAAGAAGGCTGGCGCGTCAACTCGCCTTCCCAGGTCATCCAGGGCTTTGCTCGTTTCGATCTGCGCGGCGACGACTACGCGCTCCGTTTCAGCAGCTTGCTGGTCGGCAATACCCTGCTGGGCAACGGCCTGATCCCGACCGATCTTTACCGGCAGAATCCGGCGTCGGTGTTCACGTCGCCGGACAGCACCGAAAACGAACTGCAGCAGTACACGCTGGGCGGAGAATTCTTTTTCAACGACGAGTGGAGCCTGACCGGCCAGATCTACCGCCGCGACAGCAGCCGCGAGGCCGTCGCCGGCGACATTTACGAGGATTTCTCGGACATAGAGATCAGCGACCAGAGCAAGCCCATGGCGCCCAGAGACGACCCATCCGGCACCCCTGTCTGCCGCTACCCGGATGCGAACCGGGACGGCATCCAGGACTACGGCCTGGACCGGGATGGCTACTTCTCCATCGATCCGGGCAGCCTGAATCAGGAAAATTTAGCCTTTGGAGACGACAACTATCTGATACCCGCGCCGCCGATGGAAGAACCCTGCACCAAGATCAGGTATAACGCAATCGCCGGACCGCGCAACGGGGCTGCCGGAGACAACACCCCGCCAATATCGACGGACCCGGAAGACTCCCCGGCCGGTTACATCGACGGCACGCCGATCGGCGTGCTCAGCAAGACTTCGATTGGGCAACTGACCGACGGCGGGTCTCTGCAGCTCAACTGGAACAACGCTCTGCATAAATTCATGCTGGGCGGCTCCGTCGATTACGCCCGCACCGATTTTGATACCAGCCAGCGCCTGGGCCTGATCGACGCCTCGCACCGGGTGTACAGCGATCCCGCCCATATCGATCCCATTTTTACAGCCGCGCGCGAAGATATCCGGAACAACTCGTTTGCCGGCAAGTCCACCACCTTCAGCGGTTATTTCAGCGAAACCTTTTCGCCTCTCGACAATCTGCATCTGAGCGTTTCCGGCCGCTACAACTATACGCGCGTGAAAAATCAAATGCGAGCCCGCACCCGCGCCGGCGCCGCAAGCCTGGGCGCCTATCAGGACCGCAATGCCTACCGGCCGAACACGATTCTCTGCAACGGCGCCGATCCGGGCTCCTGTCCGGCTGAGCCCAACTATTCCGACAGGGACTTTCTGCAGACGGTTTACCTGTCCCAGGACCCTTATTTCGGCCTGGGCAAACACAGAGACACGCCGACCTCGGATGCCTTCGATTACACCTCATTCAATCCCTCCGCCGGCATCAGTTACCTGCCGTTCAAGAACCAGGATGTGGCTTATGAAGACCTGAGAGACCTGAACCTGTTCTTCAACTGGAGCCGGGGCACGCGCGTGCCCTCCAGCGTGGAACTGGGCTGCGCCTATGACGGCACCCCGGTTCGGCAGAATCCCGGAAATCCGGCGGATGAGACGATGGTGCCGAAAAGCCTGGCGACCATCGGCGGCTCCTGCACGCTGCCGACCAGCCTGTCCGGAGACCCATATTTGCCGCAGATTTTCGCCAGTTCCTACGAATTCGGCATGCGCGGCAAGCTATTCGGCGACTGGGACTGGAACGCCGGCCTATACCGGACCGATCTCAAGGACGACATCTATCTGGTCGGCATCACCCCCGACCGCAGTTTCTTCGACACCATCGGCGATACCCGGCGGCAGGGCATCGAGTTCGGCTTTGCCGGCAAAGTCGGCATCGTCGACCTTCAGGTCAATTACGGTTATACCGATGCGACGTTCCAGTCGCACCTGTTCATGGTGAGCCCGCACAACAGCAGCGCTGCCGTACTATCGGCGAACGAAGCCAGACAGATTCCCTACGATTCAACCGGTCGGCCGCTGGCAGCCGGCCAGGACATGATCGAAATCAATCCGGGCGACCGCATGCCGGGCGTGCCGCTGCACAACATCAACGCCAACCTGAACGTTCATCTCACCCCGAAATGGATGCTGGGCCTGACGATGATTGCGCATTCGTCGTCGTTCGTGCGCGGCAACGAAAACAACGAGCATACGCAAGGCGACTACGACCATTATTATGCTTTTAACAGCAACAAAACCAGGCAAGTCTTGACCCAAGGGCGCCAGTTCAAGGACTCGGGCAGTATTGCCGGCTATGCCGTCTTCAACCTGAAAACCCGTTATAAAGTCGCCAAGGGCGTGTCGTTTTTCGGCATGATCAACAACCTGTTCGACCGCGAGTACGCCACGGCCGGACGGTTGGGGATCAATCCTTTTTCACCGTCTGAAAGAGGCGCCATAGGCCCCAGCGGCTGGAATTACAATTCCAATGACTGGCTGAACAGTACGTTCATCGGTCCTGGCGCACCAAGGGCTTATTGGGTGGGATTGGAAGTAAGATACTGA
- a CDS encoding efflux RND transporter permease subunit, whose amino-acid sequence MLFFTLSLALGIIALLFTPREEEPQIVVPMANVIVSAPGLPAPQVEKQITLRLEKLLTQITGVEHVYSRSANGQAIVTLRFFVGEDREDALLNTYNKLYSNQDQIPAGVTAWQVKPAEVDDVPIVLAALWSRAPDLYSDFELRRFADEITEHLQQIADTNQITVVGGRQRTVNVLLNPQSMAARRTTALDIAHAVQKANQLHTAGIISADNRAIRLEAGDFVRSAEQLRALVVNVVDGIPVYLRDVADITDGPEEPENYTWLNFAEGHSLADKYKGDYPMVTIAVAKKRGSNAVSVAENVHARLAQLQRELLPPEVQLEVLRDYGQTADDKVNNLTTSLAFAIVTVVLFIGIFLGWRPALVVGLAIPVCYGATLALDMFFGYTINRVTLFALILALGLLVDDPITGIDNIERFMRTGQGSLNARIIAAMAEIRPALLMSTVTIILAFIPLAFITGMMGPYMAPMAFNVPVAVTLSTVTAFIVTPWMSGKALKPAESAAAASGMSFYARMIEPCIASRKAAWLLIIAMLVLFVLTAILPVLRLVPLKLLPFDNKNELQILVDMPEGSTLEQTAAVTRSAATLAARLPEVNAIAAFVGTPSPIDFNGLVRQYDYRIAPHLADIRLTLAPKELREHQSHAVLLRLRALLAQLNAEGVSVKVIEVPPGPPVISTLVTEIYGGTLTPYERQREAARAVMARLALEPFVVDIDSSAEDPQPRWRFEADKEKAALAGISTENLALNLGLANQGQVPGFLNLEREIWPVPIKLRLPQRARSSQRDLGVLPVRPDMNPAAPPLTLAELGEFVESETELPVFHKDLKPVVYVMAELEGRTPAEVIADVSADLNSSDDAAPAWDNRTFLNSGGGLPWHLPDDIALEWGGEGEWKITVDVFRDMGLAFAFALVGIFFVLRVQTGSTTLSLIIMSSIPLTVIGIMPGFWLLNQFGQRVINGSPDPVLFTATAMIGMIALAGIVVRNSLILIEFITQARKDGLALKDALRQAGTIRMRPVMLTAGTTLLGNVVIVLDPVFSGLAIAIIFGILASTLFTLFVVPAVYYLIYSKSELSTS is encoded by the coding sequence GTGCTGTTTTTCACCCTGTCCCTGGCGCTAGGGATCATCGCACTCTTGTTCACGCCGCGCGAGGAGGAGCCGCAGATCGTCGTGCCGATGGCCAACGTCATCGTCTCGGCGCCGGGCCTGCCGGCGCCGCAGGTCGAAAAGCAGATCACGCTGCGCCTGGAAAAACTGCTGACCCAGATCACCGGCGTCGAGCACGTCTATTCGCGCTCGGCTAACGGCCAGGCCATCGTCACGCTGCGCTTTTTCGTCGGCGAGGACCGCGAGGATGCGCTGCTCAACACCTACAACAAGCTGTATTCCAATCAGGACCAGATTCCGGCCGGCGTCACGGCCTGGCAGGTCAAACCGGCCGAGGTCGACGACGTGCCGATCGTGCTGGCGGCGCTATGGAGCCGCGCGCCGGACCTGTACAGCGATTTCGAGCTGCGCCGGTTCGCCGACGAAATCACCGAGCACCTGCAGCAGATCGCCGACACCAACCAGATCACCGTCGTCGGCGGCCGCCAGCGCACCGTCAACGTGCTGCTCAATCCGCAGAGCATGGCCGCGCGCAGGACCACGGCCCTGGACATCGCGCACGCCGTGCAGAAAGCCAATCAGCTGCACACCGCCGGCATCATTTCGGCCGACAACCGCGCGATCCGGCTGGAGGCCGGCGACTTCGTGCGCTCGGCCGAGCAGCTGCGGGCGCTGGTCGTCAACGTCGTGGACGGCATACCGGTCTATCTGCGCGACGTGGCCGACATCACTGACGGCCCCGAGGAGCCAGAAAACTACACCTGGCTCAATTTCGCCGAAGGGCACTCGCTGGCCGATAAATATAAGGGCGATTATCCGATGGTCACGATCGCGGTCGCGAAAAAGCGCGGCTCGAATGCCGTCTCGGTGGCCGAGAACGTGCACGCGCGCCTGGCCCAGCTGCAGCGGGAACTGCTGCCGCCCGAAGTGCAGCTCGAAGTCCTGCGCGATTACGGCCAGACCGCCGACGACAAGGTCAACAACCTGACCACCAGTCTGGCGTTTGCGATCGTCACGGTGGTGCTGTTCATCGGCATCTTTCTGGGCTGGCGGCCGGCTCTGGTGGTCGGGCTGGCCATCCCGGTCTGCTACGGCGCGACGCTGGCGCTGGACATGTTTTTCGGCTACACGATCAACCGCGTCACGCTGTTCGCGCTGATTCTGGCGCTGGGCCTGCTGGTCGACGACCCGATCACGGGCATCGACAACATCGAGCGCTTCATGCGCACCGGCCAGGGCAGCCTGAACGCGCGCATCATCGCGGCCATGGCCGAAATCCGCCCGGCCTTGCTGATGTCGACCGTCACGATCATCCTGGCCTTCATCCCGCTGGCCTTCATCACCGGCATGATGGGCCCTTACATGGCGCCGATGGCCTTCAACGTGCCCGTGGCCGTGACCTTGTCGACGGTCACGGCCTTTATCGTGACGCCCTGGATGTCGGGCAAAGCCCTGAAGCCGGCCGAGTCAGCGGCCGCCGCGTCCGGAATGAGTTTCTACGCGCGCATGATCGAGCCCTGCATCGCCAGCCGGAAGGCGGCCTGGCTGCTCATTATCGCGATGCTGGTGCTGTTCGTCCTGACCGCGATCCTGCCCGTGCTGCGCCTGGTGCCGCTGAAACTGCTGCCGTTCGACAACAAGAACGAACTGCAGATTCTGGTCGACATGCCCGAGGGCAGCACGCTGGAGCAGACCGCGGCCGTGACCCGCTCGGCCGCGACGCTGGCGGCGCGCCTGCCCGAAGTCAACGCCATCGCGGCCTTCGTCGGCACGCCGTCGCCGATCGATTTCAACGGTCTGGTCCGCCAGTACGACTACCGTATCGCCCCGCATCTGGCCGACATCCGCCTGACGCTGGCGCCCAAGGAACTGCGCGAGCACCAGTCCCATGCCGTGCTGCTGCGGCTGCGGGCCCTGCTGGCGCAGCTCAACGCCGAGGGCGTGTCGGTCAAGGTGATCGAGGTGCCGCCGGGGCCGCCGGTCATCAGCACCCTGGTCACGGAAATCTACGGCGGCACGCTGACGCCGTACGAAAGGCAGCGCGAGGCGGCCCGTGCGGTCATGGCCCGGCTGGCGCTGGAGCCCTTCGTGGTCGATATCGATTCCAGCGCCGAAGACCCGCAGCCGCGCTGGCGCTTCGAGGCCGACAAGGAAAAAGCCGCACTGGCCGGCATTTCCACCGAGAACCTGGCGCTGAACCTGGGCCTTGCCAACCAGGGCCAGGTGCCGGGCTTTCTGAATCTGGAGCGCGAGATCTGGCCCGTGCCGATCAAGCTGCGCCTGCCGCAGCGCGCCCGCAGCAGCCAGCGCGATCTGGGTGTGCTGCCGGTCAGGCCGGACATGAACCCGGCCGCGCCGCCGCTGACGCTGGCCGAACTGGGTGAGTTCGTCGAATCCGAAACCGAGCTGCCGGTTTTCCACAAGGATCTGAAGCCGGTCGTCTACGTCATGGCGGAGCTGGAAGGCCGCACGCCGGCCGAGGTGATCGCCGACGTCAGCGCCGACCTGAACAGTTCTGACGATGCGGCGCCGGCTTGGGACAACCGCACGTTCCTGAATTCGGGCGGCGGCCTGCCCTGGCACCTGCCCGACGACATCGCGCTGGAATGGGGCGGCGAAGGCGAATGGAAAATCACGGTCGACGTGTTCCGCGACATGGGCCTGGCGTTCGCGTTCGCGCTGGTCGGCATCTTCTTCGTGCTACGCGTGCAGACCGGATCGACGACGCTGTCGCTGATCATCATGTCGTCGATTCCGCTGACCGTGATCGGCATCATGCCCGGCTTCTGGCTGCTTAACCAGTTCGGCCAGCGCGTCATCAACGGCAGTCCCGATCCGGTGCTGTTCACGGCCACGGCCATGATCGGCATGATCGCACTGGCCGGCATCGTGGTCAGGAACTCGCTGATCCTGATCGAATTCATCACCCAGGCCAGAAAAGACGGGCTGGCGCTGAAGGACGCCCTGCGCCAGGCCGGCACGATCCGCATGCGTCCGGTCATGCTGACGGCCGGCACGACGCTGCTCGGCAACGTCGTGATCGTGCTCGATCCCGTGTTCAGCGGCCTGGCCATCGCGATCATCTTCGGCATCCTGGCCTCGACGCTGTTCACGCTGTTCGTGGTCCCGGCCGTTTATTACCTGATTTACTCGAAAAGCGAGCTGTCCACCTCATGA